A DNA window from Schistocerca gregaria isolate iqSchGreg1 chromosome 2, iqSchGreg1.2, whole genome shotgun sequence contains the following coding sequences:
- the LOC126335880 gene encoding skin secretory protein xP2-like, which produces MEEELERGDRPGETEDEADGGLREVSRTTAASGPPPPTSESVARGRRTNVETSANGRRRARALSLPRRRIEPPIHLTKEELSAAMAMLTPDEYCIAVQRLAMGTDADRVEVITRLRSRLPASRDSHLPVAVATTAAAPAPAVAPAVVATEAATPSPTSRLATPDKPVEVEKTSRKRPAAAVEDTPSPKASSGRARGKKRRVRRRMTTASPRKPDEEGFIAPSRRHTAKPRSFGPVTPEQVEAANRFADLPEVAETDGDGTTPITATKPPRRPPLITIHWSKEYSELREMLYSIAKPLKMFAGTDIYKTALSVPLPDSEDESSTTPQPRGRSGKQKRRATAATSAVRSSPIEKRAKQDFAPYADGFVPARRTARRMQSSTTLPTAVANSFDALADAPDQLPRDPAPKKDPSPAGGPPASAALWGTAEVVAQLDNGRVYCEACRTRPVWKRAIARQRGQTPAPHPKKPATRRPGVSFAAATSGAPSAVPAASAAPAPAASDAVPIPEAPAPPPQLLVADPGTASPGPSARPRPVNRLRGGQRPVGTQRSAPSVEQPQVDSHNESATPPPSSDGAAPAASTADLANLVAQLTALVTSATKLIEALSQQLTAAVPLASPAPTAVNTHQLHHGQR; this is translated from the exons ATGGAGGAGGAGCTCGAACGAGGCGATCGCCCCGGCGAGACTGAGGATGAGGCAGATGGCGGTCTAAGGGAAGTTTCCCGGACGACGGCAGCGTCTGGCCCCCCACCACCGACGAGTGAGAGTGTTGCTCGCGGGCGTCGGACGAACGTGGAAACTTCCGCGAACGGACGGCGCCGCGCCCGCGCGCTCTCTCTGCCGAGGCGACGGATCGAGCCGCCGATCCACCTGACAAAGGAGGAACTCTCCGCCGCCATGGCCATGCTGACTCCCGACGAGTACTGCATCGCCGTGCAACGTCTGGCTATGGGAACAGACGCGGATAGGGTGGAGGTGATAACGAGACTCCGGTCTCGGTTACCTGCGTCTCGCGACAGTCATTTGCCTGTCGCAGTTGCCACGACAGCTGCCGCGCCAGCGCCAGCAGTCGCACCAGCCGTGGTGGCTACTGAAGCCGCCACGCCCTCACCGACGTCCAGGCTGGCAACACCTGACAAGCCTGTCGAGGTCGAGAAAACCTCGCGGAAGCGCCCAGccgcggccgtagaggacactccctcccccaAGGCAAGTTCCGGTCGCGCCAGGGGGAAGAAGAGGAGGGTACGCCGCAGAATGACGACTGCGTCACCGAGGAAGCCGGATGaagaaggcttcatcgcgccctCCCGTCGCCACACAGCGAAACCCAGGTCGTTTGGACCGGTGACGCCGGAACAGGTCGAGGCTGCAAACCGCTTTGCAGATCTACCTGAGgtagccgagaccgacggggacgggacaACACCGATtacggcgacgaaaccgccccgccgcCCTCCGCTGATCACCATTCACTGGAGTAAGGAGTACAGCGAACTCCGAGAGATGCTGTACTCCATCGCAAAACCGCTGAAGATGTTCGCGGGGACAGACATCTACAAG acagcgctgtctgttccgctccccgattctgaagatgagagctccaccacccctcagccacgcggacgaagtgggaaacagaagaggagggcaacagccgcgacgtccgctgttcgcagctcgccgatcgagaagagggccaagcaagatttcgccccttacgctgatggttttgtcccggcccggcgcactgcaagacgcatgcagtcatcgacgacgcttccaactgccgtcgccaactcattcgacgcgctcgctgacgcgccggaccagttgccgcgcgatcctgcgccaaAGAAAGACCCATctcccgccggtggtcctccagcttcggccgccctatggggaactgcagaagttgttgcgcagctggacaacggccgtgtatactgtgaagcctgccggacgagacct gtgtggaagcgtgccatcgctcgccaacgtggccaaacaccagcgccacatccgaagaagccagcaacgagacggcccggcgtctctttcgcggcggcaacgtcaggggcgccctccgccgtcccggctgcgtcggctgctcctgctcctgccgcgtccgatgccgtgccgatacctgaggctcctgcgcctccaccacagctgctagtggcggacccgggtactgcctctcccgggccgTCGGCCAGACCGCGCCCCGTCAATCgcctgcgcgggggtcagcgccccgtgggtacccagcgctcagcaccgtcagtcgagcagccccaggtggactctcacaacgagtcagccacgcctcccccttccagcgacggggccgcgccggctgcctccaccgctgacctggccaacctcgtcgcgcagctcactgccttggtgaccagtgctacgaaattgattgaagccctgtcgcagcaactcaccgctgcagtgccgctggcctctccggccccgaccgctgtcaacactcaccagctgcaccatgggcagcgttag